A part of Drosophila bipectinata strain 14024-0381.07 chromosome 3L, DbipHiC1v2, whole genome shotgun sequence genomic DNA contains:
- the nSyb gene encoding neuronal synaptobrevin isoform X1 → MGKKDKNKEPADAAPAGDAPPNAGAPAGEGGDGEIVGGPHNPQQIAAQKRLQQTQAQVDEVVDIMRTNVEKVLERDSKLSELDDRADALQQGASQFEQQAGKLKRKFWLQNLKMMIIMGVIGLVVVGIIANKLGLIGGEQPPQYQYPPQYMQPPPPPPQQQPAGGQSSLVDDGGAAGGSAGSTGGEHGGV, encoded by the exons ATGGGCAAGAAAGACAAGAACAAGGAACC GGCGGACGCTGCACCAGCTGGCGATGCACCACCAAATGCCGGAGCTCCGGCCGGAGAGGGCGGCGATGGCGAGATTGTGGGCGGGCCACACAATCCGCAGCAGATTGCGGCACAGAAGCGTCTCCAGCAGACACAGGCGCAGGTCGATGAG GTGGTCGACATCATGCGCACAAATGTGGAGAAGGTGCTGGAGCGCGACAGTAAGCTGTCGGAGCTGGACGATCGTGCCGATGCCTTGCAGCAGGGTGCCTCGCAGTTCGAGCAGCAGGCGGGCAAGCTCAAGAGGAAATTCTGGCTCCAGAACTTGAAG ATGATGATCATCATGGGCGTGATTGGACTGGTTGTCGTGGGTATCATTGCAA ATAAACTCGGCCTCATAGGCGGGGAGCAGCCGCCGCAGTACCAGTACCCCCCGCAGTACATGcagccaccaccgccgccgccgcagcagcagcccgCCGGAGGACAGTCGTCGCTGGTGGATGACGGAGGAGCAGCAGGCGGATCAGCCGGATCAACCGGTGGCGAGCACGGTGGCGTATAA
- the nSyb gene encoding neuronal synaptobrevin isoform X2: protein MGKKDKNKEPADAAPAGDAPPNAGAPAGEGGDGEIVGGPHNPQQIAAQKRLQQTQAQVDEVVDIMRTNVEKVLERDSKLSELDDRADALQQGASQFEQQAGKLKRKFWLQNLKMMIIMGVIGLVVVGIIASNFM from the exons ATGGGCAAGAAAGACAAGAACAAGGAACC GGCGGACGCTGCACCAGCTGGCGATGCACCACCAAATGCCGGAGCTCCGGCCGGAGAGGGCGGCGATGGCGAGATTGTGGGCGGGCCACACAATCCGCAGCAGATTGCGGCACAGAAGCGTCTCCAGCAGACACAGGCGCAGGTCGATGAG GTGGTCGACATCATGCGCACAAATGTGGAGAAGGTGCTGGAGCGCGACAGTAAGCTGTCGGAGCTGGACGATCGTGCCGATGCCTTGCAGCAGGGTGCCTCGCAGTTCGAGCAGCAGGCGGGCAAGCTCAAGAGGAAATTCTGGCTCCAGAACTTGAAG ATGATGATCATCATGGGCGTGATTGGACTGGTTGTCGTGGGTATCATTGCAA GTAACTTTATGTAG
- the Mettl2 gene encoding tRNA N(3)-methylcytidine methyltransferase Mettl2 isoform X1, producing MTETPAGETEKRPQFGTRLLTNSEDVFKHNAWDHVQWDEEQEQAAQAAVAKNSASKMNQEDKDRFQSEAPKFWDSFYGIHDNRFFKDRHWLFTEFPELAPLETKTPQERSIFELGCGVGNTILPLLEHSSEENLKVFGCDFSARAIEILQSQRQFDGKRCQVFVMDATLDQWQVPFEENSQDIIVMIFVLSAIEPKKMQRVLENCYRYLKPGGLLLFRDYGRYDLAQLRFKTGKCLEDNFYVRGDGTMVYFFTEEELRDMLTKAGLLEEQLIVDRRLQVNRGRGLKMYRVWIQTKFRKPL from the exons ATGACTGAAACCCCCGCCGGAGAGACCGAGAAACGTCCACAATTCGGCACCCGGCTGCTCACCAACAGCGAAGACGTCTTCAAGCACAATGCTTG GGACCACGTGCAATGGGACGAGGAGCAGGAACAGGCTGCACAGGCAGCGGTGGCCAAGAACTCAGCCAGCAAGATGAACCAGGAGGACAAGGATCGTTTTCAGTCGGAGGCTCCAAAGTTCTGGGACTCTTTTTATGGGATACACGACAATCGATTCTTTAAGGATCGTCACTGGCTCTTCACCGAGTTTCCAGAGCTGGCTCCGTTGGAAACGAAAACACCTCAGGAACGCAGTATCTTTGAGCTGGGCTGCGGAGTGGGAAATACCATTCTTCCTTTACTAGAGCACAGCTCTGAAGAAAACCTTAAAGTCTTTGGCTGTGACTTCTCGGCGAGAGCAATTGAAATCCTTCAGAGTCAACGACAGTTCGATGGGAAAAGATGCCAGGTGTTTGTTATGGACGCCACTTTGGACCAGTGGCAGGTACCTTTCGAGGAAAACTCGCAGGATATAATTGTAATGATCTTCGTCCTGTCGGCCATTGAGCCTAAGAAAATGCAGCGTGTCCTGGAAAACTGTTATCGCTACCTGAAGCCTGGAGGTTTGCTCCTGTTTCGTGACTATGGCAGATATGACTTGGCGCAGTTGCGTTTCAAAACGGGAAAGTGCCTCGAAGACAACTTCTATGTACGAGGTGATGGAACCATGGTGTACTTTTTCACCGAGGAGGAGCTGCGGGATATGCTGACCAAGGCGGGACTGCTAGAGGAGCAACTCATAGTGGACAGACGGTTGCAGGTCAACCGCGGTAGGGGCTTGAAGATGTATCGCGTTTGGATTCAGACAAAGTTTAGAAAGCCTTTAtag
- the Mettl2 gene encoding tRNA N(3)-methylcytidine methyltransferase Mettl2 isoform X2: MNQEDKDRFQSEAPKFWDSFYGIHDNRFFKDRHWLFTEFPELAPLETKTPQERSIFELGCGVGNTILPLLEHSSEENLKVFGCDFSARAIEILQSQRQFDGKRCQVFVMDATLDQWQVPFEENSQDIIVMIFVLSAIEPKKMQRVLENCYRYLKPGGLLLFRDYGRYDLAQLRFKTGKCLEDNFYVRGDGTMVYFFTEEELRDMLTKAGLLEEQLIVDRRLQVNRGRGLKMYRVWIQTKFRKPL, translated from the coding sequence ATGAACCAGGAGGACAAGGATCGTTTTCAGTCGGAGGCTCCAAAGTTCTGGGACTCTTTTTATGGGATACACGACAATCGATTCTTTAAGGATCGTCACTGGCTCTTCACCGAGTTTCCAGAGCTGGCTCCGTTGGAAACGAAAACACCTCAGGAACGCAGTATCTTTGAGCTGGGCTGCGGAGTGGGAAATACCATTCTTCCTTTACTAGAGCACAGCTCTGAAGAAAACCTTAAAGTCTTTGGCTGTGACTTCTCGGCGAGAGCAATTGAAATCCTTCAGAGTCAACGACAGTTCGATGGGAAAAGATGCCAGGTGTTTGTTATGGACGCCACTTTGGACCAGTGGCAGGTACCTTTCGAGGAAAACTCGCAGGATATAATTGTAATGATCTTCGTCCTGTCGGCCATTGAGCCTAAGAAAATGCAGCGTGTCCTGGAAAACTGTTATCGCTACCTGAAGCCTGGAGGTTTGCTCCTGTTTCGTGACTATGGCAGATATGACTTGGCGCAGTTGCGTTTCAAAACGGGAAAGTGCCTCGAAGACAACTTCTATGTACGAGGTGATGGAACCATGGTGTACTTTTTCACCGAGGAGGAGCTGCGGGATATGCTGACCAAGGCGGGACTGCTAGAGGAGCAACTCATAGTGGACAGACGGTTGCAGGTCAACCGCGGTAGGGGCTTGAAGATGTATCGCGTTTGGATTCAGACAAAGTTTAGAAAGCCTTTAtag
- the LOC108127702 gene encoding protein odr-4 homolog: MRTVLLSKSDELYLEKCAQENQFSYGIIVGHQADLTKSIVVHLARNNEEDGELEDINDVRLTIADVNSQALASQWLSASKMCPGSFDVIGIFVSSVRPDVAIEQSSEFKNAKKLFSDVYDLLLKSNSSFGVYTTDIAQTDYVFLSYSLADKKVLCKNYSYGNGGTFSNMEHRFVDKPFEWIQLDSNYYLDDVLPIVDTSRRVNIEDQFQNIIKAVRQNLLASEVFLQNEMVEDTIDLQMYIKKKKTKGDRLKPSAGGTGANTPGSTTQETLPMISSDAGVGAGDSIRASIVLPVKCQLSKPTDIKVREFNGTLRMSGIIATRIFCSPRNSIADVKRFLRDDVLRSLITRIQVYCDGLTDTYVTSEALYISEPPRRVFFSLPSEGTSTSVGAQIQFSEYLFRGEAPTVAVAQAKQVLDVEIDPEAISVEAEGLPDDSNFANANQSHDLADDSRILPSSMPKPELSRSLYMVGIAVALLVLLASVAVHYVITGR, encoded by the exons ATGCGCACAGTGCTGCTAAGCAAATCGGACGAGCTGTACCTGGAGAAATGCGCACAGGAAAACCAGTTCTCGTACGGGATCATTGTGGGCCAT CAAGCCGACCTTACCAAGAGTATTGTGGTTCACCTGGCCCGGAACAATGAGGAGGATGGCGAACTGGAGGATATCAACGATGTCCGGCTCACAATCGCCGACGTCAACTCACAGGCGTTGGCTTCCCAGTGGCTGAGTGCAAGCAAAATGTGCCCCGGCTCTTTTGACGTCATCG GCATTTTCGTTTCATCAGTCAGACCCGATGTAGCCATTGAGCAGAGTTCTGAAttcaaaaatgccaaaaaactCTTTTCAGACGTTTATGA CTTGCTCCTTAAAAGCAACAGCTCCTTCGGTGTCTACACCACCGATATTGCACAGACTGACTACGTATTTCTATCGTACTCTCTAGCCGACAAAAAGGTTCTCTGCAAGAACTATAGTTACGGAAA TGGCGGAACATTTTCGAACATGGAACACAGGTTTGTGGATAAGCCCTTCGAGTGGATTCAGCTGGACTCGAACTACTATTTGGACGATGTGCTACCCATAGTAGACACAAGTCGTCGCGTCAACATCGAAGATCAGTTCCAGAACATCATAAAGGCAGTGCGCCAGAATCTGCTGGCCAGTGAGGTGTTCCTGCAAAACGAAATGGTCGAGGACACCATTGATTTGCAGATGtacataaaaaagaaaaagaccAAAGGCGACAGACTGAAACCCTCTGCAGGAGGTACAGGTGCCAATACACCGGGGAGTACTACTCAAGAAACCCTACCAATGATTTCATCAGACGCTGGAGTGGGTGCCGGTGACTCAATTCGGGCCAGCATTGTGCTGCCCGTCAAGTGCCAACTGAGCAAGCCGACGGACATCAAGGTTCGCGAATTCAATGGTACTCTGCGCATGAGCGGTATCATTGCTACAAGGATATTCTGCAGTCCTCGGAACAGCATTGCGGATGTAAAGAGATTCCTGCGCGACGATGTGCTGCGCTCGCTAATCACCCGTATTCAAGTCTACTGTGACGGGCTCACGGACACCTATGTGACCAGCGAGGCTTTGTACATCAGCGAGCCGCCACGTAGAGTGTTCTTCAGTCTGCCTTCCGAGGGAACCAGCACATCGGTCGGAGCACAGATACAGTTCTCCGAATACCTGTTCCGTGGGGAGGCCCCCACCGTTGCCGTGGCCCAAGCCAAACAAGTCCTAGATGTTGAAATCGATCCCGAGGCAATTTCCGTAGAGGCCGAGGGTCTGCCCGACGACTCAAACTTCGCGAATGCAAATCAGTCCCATGACTTGGCGGACGATAGCCGCATCCTGCCCAGCTCGATGCCGAAGCCGGAACTCTCGCGCAGCCTGTACATGGTGGGCATTGCGGTGGCACTTCTGGTGCTTCTGGCATCGGTGGCCGTTCACTATGTCATAACCGGTCGGTAG